A stretch of the Mycobacteroides immunogenum genome encodes the following:
- a CDS encoding cytochrome P450 — MSIPAAVAAKAQSAVPLELQIRGAHLYDKTRRWVTGTNGKKIFTETPIPPVEDVDIADIDLSNPFLYRQGRWKSYFERVRNEAPVHYQAHSAFGPFWSVTRHADIIAVDKNHEAFSAEPFIIIGRPPRFMDIAMFIAMDPPQHDLQRASVQGVVAPKNLREMEGLIRSRVQEVLDDLPVDQPFNWVHHVSIELTARMLATLLDFPYEQRHKLVEWSDLATSMEQANGGPSDNDRVFRGMVDMAKGLSALWHDKWARTANGERPGFDLITMLQANEDTKDLIDRPMEFLGNLVLLIVGGNDTTRNSMSGGVLALNQFPDQFEKLKANPDLIPNMVSEIIRWQTPLAYMRRVAKKDIMLNGQFIRKGDKVVMWYASGNRDERVFERADELIIDRSNARNHISFGFGVHRCMGNRLAELQLRILWEELLPRFENIEVVGEPEYVQSNFVRGISKLMVRLTPRPSA, encoded by the coding sequence ATGAGTATTCCCGCGGCAGTGGCCGCCAAAGCCCAGTCTGCCGTGCCTCTGGAGCTGCAAATCCGCGGCGCACACCTCTACGACAAGACACGCCGGTGGGTAACCGGAACCAATGGTAAGAAGATCTTCACCGAGACGCCCATTCCTCCGGTCGAGGACGTTGATATCGCCGACATCGATCTCAGCAACCCGTTCCTCTACCGCCAAGGCCGCTGGAAGTCCTACTTCGAACGCGTGCGCAACGAGGCGCCGGTGCACTACCAGGCTCACAGTGCGTTCGGCCCGTTCTGGTCGGTGACCCGCCACGCGGACATCATCGCCGTCGACAAGAACCACGAGGCTTTCTCCGCAGAGCCGTTCATCATCATCGGGAGACCGCCCCGCTTCATGGACATCGCCATGTTCATCGCGATGGATCCGCCACAACACGACTTGCAGCGCGCTTCCGTCCAAGGGGTTGTCGCGCCGAAGAACCTGCGCGAGATGGAGGGGCTGATCCGCTCGCGTGTCCAGGAAGTGCTGGACGATCTACCGGTGGATCAGCCGTTCAATTGGGTGCACCACGTCTCCATCGAACTGACAGCGCGCATGCTCGCGACCCTGCTGGACTTCCCGTACGAGCAGCGGCACAAGCTCGTGGAATGGTCGGACCTCGCCACCTCCATGGAGCAAGCCAATGGTGGTCCTTCCGACAACGACAGAGTGTTTCGTGGCATGGTCGACATGGCGAAGGGTCTCAGCGCTCTCTGGCATGACAAGTGGGCCCGTACCGCCAACGGGGAGCGACCGGGCTTCGATCTGATCACGATGCTGCAGGCCAACGAGGACACTAAGGATCTCATCGACCGCCCGATGGAATTCCTCGGCAATTTGGTACTGCTGATCGTCGGGGGAAACGACACGACTCGCAACTCGATGAGCGGAGGGGTTCTCGCCTTGAACCAGTTCCCCGATCAGTTCGAGAAGTTGAAGGCGAACCCTGACCTGATTCCCAACATGGTATCCGAGATCATTCGCTGGCAGACCCCGTTGGCGTACATGCGCCGAGTCGCGAAAAAAGACATCATGTTGAACGGGCAATTCATCCGCAAGGGCGACAAGGTCGTGATGTGGTACGCCTCTGGTAACCGCGATGAGCGTGTCTTCGAGCGGGCCGATGAGTTGATCATCGATAGGAGCAACGCCCGCAATCACATCTCGTTCGGGTTCGGCGTGCACAGGTGCATGGGAAACCGACTTGCTGAGTTGCAGCTTCGAATCCTGTGGGAGGAATTGCTCCCTCGCTTTGAGAACATCGAGGTGGTCGGCGAACCCGAGTATGTGCAATCGAATTTCGTCAGGGGTATCAGCAAGCTGATGGTTCGCCTCACTCCCAGGCCAAGTGCGTGA
- a CDS encoding 2Fe-2S iron-sulfur cluster-binding protein: MAVVTFVSHDGEKYEAPLAEGQSLMQVAVNNAVPGIDGDCGGEAACGTCHVIVAPEWSDTVGLCGANEEEMLAMNPERQRTSRLSCQMSASEAWDGLTVELPEFQL, from the coding sequence ATGGCAGTCGTCACCTTCGTCTCTCACGACGGCGAGAAGTACGAAGCCCCCTTGGCCGAAGGGCAGTCCTTGATGCAGGTTGCGGTCAACAACGCGGTGCCCGGCATCGACGGCGATTGTGGAGGGGAAGCCGCATGCGGAACGTGCCACGTGATCGTCGCTCCCGAGTGGTCGGACACGGTGGGACTCTGCGGCGCCAACGAAGAGGAGATGCTCGCGATGAACCCCGAGCGTCAGCGGACGTCGAGGCTGTCTTGCCAGATGTCCGCCTCCGAGGCATGGGATGGCTTGACGGTCGAGCTACCTGAGTTCCAGCTCTGA
- a CDS encoding helix-turn-helix domain-containing protein, with product MKLDDSGMPALAFLQMLDSEALGHDASIALRSIMVREHVTESMLVGRDAQVPLRWFREIYSDFDCDQGTRLGFAFAEHAKLTSFGALSVPLVSAGSVAEVVELLAYLPVITTALSPTFHSTERGLTIGLTGRTGDAGLNCLAVTYGGLALLRLLDMLAGAVPNIELHLSHSAPESWVLHDEVLAGRIFFDAPSSFVHVPAASLEEVCRFSDPVAYRIAVTDLQRTLDQRRDTSVSEKVRDLLEKDPGKTNISRTAGELSISPSTLKRRLREEGTTFRELRQSFLRERAILRLLDRSLSVSEIAAELGYAELTNFTHAFKRWTGRSPRHFRKTRD from the coding sequence GTGAAACTCGACGACTCGGGTATGCCAGCGCTGGCTTTCCTGCAGATGCTGGACAGTGAGGCGCTGGGGCATGACGCCAGCATTGCGCTCCGCAGCATCATGGTTCGCGAGCACGTTACCGAGTCGATGTTGGTGGGTCGCGACGCGCAGGTCCCCTTACGGTGGTTCAGGGAGATATATTCCGATTTCGATTGTGATCAGGGAACCCGTCTGGGTTTCGCGTTCGCTGAACACGCCAAACTGACGTCCTTTGGGGCACTCAGTGTTCCCTTGGTCAGCGCGGGCTCGGTAGCCGAGGTTGTCGAGTTGCTTGCTTATCTGCCGGTGATCACCACAGCCCTCAGCCCGACGTTCCATTCGACGGAACGCGGCCTCACGATCGGGCTCACCGGTCGCACCGGTGACGCGGGCCTGAACTGCCTGGCCGTCACCTACGGTGGGCTGGCGCTGTTGCGTCTGCTCGACATGCTCGCGGGTGCCGTACCGAATATTGAACTGCATTTAAGTCATTCAGCGCCGGAGTCGTGGGTTCTTCATGACGAAGTGTTGGCGGGTCGGATCTTCTTCGACGCCCCCAGCTCGTTCGTCCACGTTCCCGCGGCTTCGCTCGAGGAGGTCTGTCGATTCTCCGATCCTGTGGCGTACCGGATTGCCGTCACCGATTTGCAGCGAACTCTCGATCAACGACGTGACACGTCGGTCTCCGAAAAAGTAAGGGACCTGCTCGAAAAAGATCCCGGAAAAACGAACATCAGCCGGACGGCGGGCGAGCTTTCGATATCCCCGAGCACGTTGAAGCGGCGCCTCCGCGAAGAGGGGACCACCTTTCGCGAATTGCGTCAGTCGTTCTTGCGGGAGCGAGCAATTCTGCGACTTCTCGACAGATCGTTGTCTGTAAGCGAGATCGCGGCAGAACTCGGGTACGCGGA